Part of the Candidatus Eisenbacteria bacterium genome, TTACGTCGAAGGATGCACGGCGCCGATCTACGCGACCGACTCGCTCCATTCCGCGGTCGTCGAGATCATCGTGAAGCCCGGCGCCCGCTGCCGCTACACCACGATCCAGAACTGGTCGAACAACGTGTACAACCTCGTGACCAAGCGTGCCGCCGCGTATCGCGACGCGACCATGGAATGGGTCGACGCGAACCTCGGCTCCAAGCTCACGATGAAGTATCCGAGCGTCTACCTCATGGAACCGGGCGCGCACGCCGAGATCCTCTCGATCGCGTTCGCCGGGAAGGGGCAGCACCAGGACGCGGGCGGCAAGGCCGTTCACGGCGCGCCGAACACCACGTCCAGCGTGGTTTCGAAGTCGATCAGCAAGGACGGCGGACGCGCGGGGTACCGGGGGCTCATCAAGGTCGCGAAGGGCGCCACGGGGTGCAAGTCGACCGTGCGCTGCGACGCCCTCCTCCTGGACGAGGACTCGCGCTCGGACACGTATCCGTACATGGAGATCGAGGAGGACAAGGTCTCGATCGGCCACGAGGCGACGGTCTCGAAGATCGGGGACGAGCAGCTCTTCTACCTCATGAGCCGCGGGATTCCCGAGGCCGAGGCGGCCGCGATGATCGTGAGCGGGTTCATCGAGCCCATCACGAAGGAGCTCCCGATGGAGTACGCGGTCGAGATGAACCGGCTGATCCAGCTGCAGATGGAGGGCTCGGTCGGCTGATCCGGCCCCGAGCGTGGACCTGAACGACGGAGACGTGAACGTGAATCCAACGGAAACCATCGCGCCGAGCACGATCCATCTCGGCGCGCTCGACCGGAGCGCCGTCGCGGCCCTTTCGGCCCGTGAGCGCGACCCGGACTTCCTCGTGAAGCGGCGGGAGGAGGCGCTCGTGTTCGTGGAGCGCACCCCCTTCCCGAACCGCCTCGAAGAGCTGTGGCGCCGCACCGACATCAGCGGGCTCAAGTGGGACCGCGTTCTCGCGAACGTGGAGCCGCGCCCGCCCGCCCGGTCGGTGAAGGACCTCTCCCCGTTCCTCCAGGAGGAGATCGGACCGTCCACGGAGCGTTCGGCGCTGATCGTGCACGTCGATTCCGGAATCGTGCTCCGTGAGATGGACGACGAGATCGCGAAGCTCGGCGTCACCGTGCTCCCGCTCGTGGAAGCGGCGCGCACGCGGCCGGAGCTGATCCAGAAGCACCTCGGCTCCGTGGTGCGCCCGGACGAGAATCGCCTTTCCGGCCTGAACGCGGCGCTCGCGTCGGGCGGCGCGGTGATCCACGTGCCGCGCGGCGTCACGGTGCCGAGGCCGATCCGCGTGGTCGTGTCTCGCGAGACGCCGGACCTCGGGACGTTCCCGCACGTCCTCGTGGTGATGGAGCCCGAGAGCACGGCGACCGTCATCGAGGAGTACGTCTCCCCGGGCGAGTCCGGAACGGGCGTCAACGTCGGCGTGAGCGAGATCCTGGTCGGACAAGCCGCGAACCTCCATCTCGCGACGCTCCAGCGCTGGGGCTCGAACGTCTACCACTTCGGCGTGGAGCGGGTGCGGGTCGCGCGCGACGCGCGCTTCCACTGGACCTTCGCGGGTCTCGGCGGAAAGCTCTCGAAGGTGGACATGGAGATGCACCTGGACGGCGAGGGGAGCGAGGCCAAGTTCTCGGGCTGCTACTTCGGAAACGAGTCGCAGCACTTCGACTTCCACAGCTTCCAGAACCACCGCGTGGGGCACTCGCTGAGCGATCTCCTCTTCAAGGGCGCGCTCCGGGGCAAGGCCCGCATGGTGTACCAGGGCCTCATCAAGGTCCACAAGGACGCCCAACGGTCGGACGCCTACCAGGCGAACCGGAACCTGATCCTCTCGAACAAGGCCCGCGCGGACTCGATCCCGAGCCTCGAGATCGAGGCGAACGACGTGCGCTGCACGCACGGCGCCACGGTGGGACAGGTGGACGAGGACCAGCTCTTCTACCTCATGGCGCGGGGGCTCGCTCGCCTCGACGCGGAGCAGCTCATTGTACGTGGATTCTTCGAACCCGTGCTGGAGCGCATTCCCGCGGAGTCCCTGCGAGCGCTCGTCACCGAGGCGATCGAGAGGAAGGCCGCCGCCTGAGGGCGGCCACCCGGCCATGAAAGCGGTCGCGACCGAGCGACGCGCGGCGCCGGACTTCGCGGCGATCCGCCGCGACTTCCCGATCCTCGAGCGGACGGTCTACGGGAAGCCGCTGATCTATCTCGATTCGACGGCCACGACGCAAAAGCCCAGGCAGGTGCTCGAGACCGAGGACCGTTACTACCGCACGTACAACGCCAACATCCATCGCGGCGTCTACCGCATCGCCGAGGAGGCCACCGAGGCGTACGAGGACGCGCGCGGGAAGATCGCCCGGTTCGTGAACGCGCGCTCCGCGCGCGAGATCGTCTTCACGCGCGGGACGACGGAGTCCGTGAACCTGGTCGCGAACGCGTGGGGACGGTCGAACGTCCGCCAGGGGGACGTGATCCTCCTCACCGAGATGGAGCATCACTCGAACCTCGTGCCGTGGCAGCTCCTCGCGACCGCGCAGGGCGCGACGATCCGGTACATCCCCGTGGACGGCCAGGGCCGCCTCGACCTCTCCGGGCTGGACCGGCTGCTCGAGGGACCGGTGAGGATCGTGGCGCTCGCCCACGTGTCGAACGTGCTCGGGACCATCAATCCGGTTCACGAGATCGTCCGGCGCGCGCACGCCGTGGGAGCGAAGGTGCTGCTCGACGCGGCGCAGAGCGTGCCCCACATGCCGGTCGACGTCCGCGGCATCGATTGCGACTTCCTGGCCTTCTCGGGGCACAAGATGCTCGCCCCGACGGGGATCGGAGCGCTCTACGGCAAGCACGACGTTCTGGACGCGATGCCGCCCTTTCTGGGCGGCGGCGAGATGATCCGCGAGGTGCGCCTGGAGGGATCCACGTGGAACGACGTTCCGTTCCGCTTCGAGGCCGGCACCATGAACATCGCCGGCACGATCGCCTTCGGCGCCGCGGTGGACTACCTCTCGGAGATCGGCATGGAGGCCGTCCACGCCCACGGCGGCGAGCTGGTCCAGGCGGCCTTCCGCACGCTGCAAGCGATCCCGGGCGTGACGATCTACGGGCCTCCGGCCGGGGAGCGGGGCGCGATCGTGTCCTTCACCGTGGACGACATCCACGCCCACGACGTCGCGGCCGTGCTCGACCGCGAGGGCGTGGCGGTCCGCGCGGGCCATCACTGCGCGATGCCGCTCCACCGGAAGCTCGGCATCGCCGCCAGTGCGCGCGCCTCGTTCCACGTCTATAATGCCGCCGGCGACCTCGAGCGGCTGGGCGAAGGAGTGCGAAAGGCCAAGCAGATCTTCCACCGATGAGCTTCGACGACCTCTACCGGCAGAACATTCTCGACCACTACCAGAACCCGCGAAACTACGGCACGCTCGACCATCCCGACGTGAGCGCGGAGGACTCGAACCCGCTCTGCGGCGACGAGATTCGCATGGATCTCAAGATCCGGGACGGCGTGATCGAGGACGTCCGCTTCAGCGGGAAGGGCTGCTCGATCAGCAAGGCCGCGGCCTCCATGCTGACCGAGGAGATCGTGGGAAAGACGCTG contains:
- the sufD gene encoding Fe-S cluster assembly protein SufD, yielding MNPTETIAPSTIHLGALDRSAVAALSARERDPDFLVKRREEALVFVERTPFPNRLEELWRRTDISGLKWDRVLANVEPRPPARSVKDLSPFLQEEIGPSTERSALIVHVDSGIVLREMDDEIAKLGVTVLPLVEAARTRPELIQKHLGSVVRPDENRLSGLNAALASGGAVIHVPRGVTVPRPIRVVVSRETPDLGTFPHVLVVMEPESTATVIEEYVSPGESGTGVNVGVSEILVGQAANLHLATLQRWGSNVYHFGVERVRVARDARFHWTFAGLGGKLSKVDMEMHLDGEGSEAKFSGCYFGNESQHFDFHSFQNHRVGHSLSDLLFKGALRGKARMVYQGLIKVHKDAQRSDAYQANRNLILSNKARADSIPSLEIEANDVRCTHGATVGQVDEDQLFYLMARGLARLDAEQLIVRGFFEPVLERIPAESLRALVTEAIERKAAA
- a CDS encoding cysteine desulfurase yields the protein MKAVATERRAAPDFAAIRRDFPILERTVYGKPLIYLDSTATTQKPRQVLETEDRYYRTYNANIHRGVYRIAEEATEAYEDARGKIARFVNARSAREIVFTRGTTESVNLVANAWGRSNVRQGDVILLTEMEHHSNLVPWQLLATAQGATIRYIPVDGQGRLDLSGLDRLLEGPVRIVALAHVSNVLGTINPVHEIVRRAHAVGAKVLLDAAQSVPHMPVDVRGIDCDFLAFSGHKMLAPTGIGALYGKHDVLDAMPPFLGGGEMIREVRLEGSTWNDVPFRFEAGTMNIAGTIAFGAAVDYLSEIGMEAVHAHGGELVQAAFRTLQAIPGVTIYGPPAGERGAIVSFTVDDIHAHDVAAVLDREGVAVRAGHHCAMPLHRKLGIAASARASFHVYNAAGDLERLGEGVRKAKQIFHR
- the sufB gene encoding Fe-S cluster assembly protein SufB; this translates as YVEGCTAPIYATDSLHSAVVEIIVKPGARCRYTTIQNWSNNVYNLVTKRAAAYRDATMEWVDANLGSKLTMKYPSVYLMEPGAHAEILSIAFAGKGQHQDAGGKAVHGAPNTTSSVVSKSISKDGGRAGYRGLIKVAKGATGCKSTVRCDALLLDEDSRSDTYPYMEIEEDKVSIGHEATVSKIGDEQLFYLMSRGIPEAEAAAMIVSGFIEPITKELPMEYAVEMNRLIQLQMEGSVG
- a CDS encoding SUF system NifU family Fe-S cluster assembly protein is translated as MSFDDLYRQNILDHYQNPRNYGTLDHPDVSAEDSNPLCGDEIRMDLKIRDGVIEDVRFSGKGCSISKAAASMLTEEIVGKTLDEVKRIGKDNVLEMLGIELGPVRLKCALLALKTLKMGVYGVRGWPGEDGEGG